Proteins from one Penaeus monodon isolate SGIC_2016 chromosome 39, NSTDA_Pmon_1, whole genome shotgun sequence genomic window:
- the LOC119597233 gene encoding ribosome-binding protein 1-like gives MQHKARRCTTKQDDATRSKTRQHKARRCTTKQGDATQSKAMQHKARRCNTKQDDAKQSKAMQHKARRCNTKQDDAAQSKTMQHEARRCNTKQDDAPQSKTMHHKARRCNTKQGDATRSKTMHHKARRCTTKQDDATQSKTMQHKARRCNTKQDDATQSKTMQHESKTMQHEARRCNTKQDDATRSKTMQHEARRCNTKQDDAPQSKTMQHKARRCNTKQDDATRSKTMQHEARRCNTKQDDAPQSKTCNTKQDDATQSKTMHHKARRCNTKQDDATRSKTMHHKARRCNTKQDDATQSKTMHHKARRCTTKQDDATQSKTMQHKARRCTTKQDDATRSKTMQHEARRCNTKQDEATQSKTMQHKARRCNTKQDDATQSKTMHHKARRCTTKQDDATRSKTMQHEARRCNTKQATTE, from the coding sequence ATGCAACACAAAGCAAGACGATGCACCACAAAGCAAGACGATGCAACACGAAGCAAGACGAGGCAACACAAAGCAAGACGATGCACCACAAAGCAAGGCGATGCAACACAAAGCAAGGCGATGCAACACAAAGCAAGACGATGCAACACAAAGCAAGACGATGCAAAACAAAGCAAGGCGATGCAACACAAAGCAAGACGATGCAACACGAAGCAAGACGATGCAGCACAAAGCAAGACGATGCAACACGAAGCAAGACGATGCAACACGAAGCAAGACGATGCACCACAAAGCAAGACGATGCACCACAAAGCAAGACGATGCAACACGAAGCAAGGCGATGCAACACGAAGCAAGACGATGCACCACAAAGCAAGACGATGCACCACAAAGCAAGACGATGCAACACAAAGCAAGACGATGCAGCACAAAGCAAGACGATGCAACACAAAGCAAGACGATGCAACACAAAGCAAGACGATGCAACACGAAAGCAAGACGATGCAACACGAAGCAAGACGATGCAACACGAAGCAAGACGATGCAACACGAAGCAAGACGATGCAACACGAAGCAAGACGATGCAACACGAAGCAAGACGATGCACCACAAAGCAAGACGATGCAACACAAAGCAAGACGATGCAACACGAAGCAAGACGATGCAACACGAAGCAAGACGATGCAACACGAAGCAAGACGATGCAACACAAAGCAAGACGATGCACCACAAAGCAAGACATGCAACACAAAGCAAGACGATGCAACACAAAGCAAGACGATGCACCACAAAGCAAGACGATGCAACACGAAGCAAGACGATGCAACACGAAGCAAGACGATGCACCACAAAGCAAGACGATGCAACACGAAGCAAGACGATGCAACACAAAGCAAGACGATGCACCACAAAGCAAGACGATGCACCACAAAGCAAGACGATGCAACACAAAGCAAGACGATGCAACACAAAGCAAGACGATGCACCACAAAGCAAGACGATGCAACACGAAGCAAGACGATGCAACACGAAGCAAGACGATGCAACACAAAGCAAGACGAGGCAACACAAAGCAAGACGATGCAACACAAAGCAAGACGATGCAACACAAAGCAAGACGATGCAACACAAAGCAAGACGATGCACCACAAAGCAAGACGATGCACCACAAAGCAAGACGATGCAACACGAAGCAAGACTATGCAACACGAAGCAAGACGATGCAACACGAAGCAAGCCACGACCGAATGA